A region of the Antedon mediterranea chromosome 4, ecAntMedi1.1, whole genome shotgun sequence genome:
cttggttcccactagaacgtaacgcaaggacgtaaacgcaacgcaagcgttttaaccaatgaccagcgaagttatagacagttagcaatcacaagcgaataagccatcgcttgtgattggtcaattcatttgcgttgcgttacgtccttgcgttgcgtcgctagtgggaaccacgctttatttaACATCTATGGTAACTGTACTTACCCATACATGGGCAGTATGCCACATAACCTTTCTTATCATATTCAAACCCTTCTGGAATGTCCAATCCAGAAGTTGTTGCTATACCAACTGCTGATAAGAAAGCTAATTTACAGAAGAACCCTATTATTTGCTCCATCCTAGACACAAAAGAAAAGGGGGATTGGTTTGATATCAATTTCCAGGAAATGTGTTCACATTCTCCTTTTTTACAGATGGCCAACGTACGTCAAGGAGGACCTAGCGATGAGATGGTAGAAAACCAATTAACCTCATCCTAATCTGTGATTTTGTGCCGTTATTTTCCAATATTATTGCCATTTGCTTTTAGAGCTATGTCTTTGCACTTTAATAGGCTTACATTATTACCGTATGCTTTCTAGCAGCCTTTACCGTTTGGCCTTCGTGTAAGTGGTTTGGCCATAGATAGACCTACCTACGTCCAGGACCATATTTAAGCGCAGCTTAAAACTCTCTGTTCGTGTGACGTCTCGCCAGGCCTTCCAATTTAAAccgtaataatatattaacatGTTTCTAACACTACAATAACCTGGTTTTTGTATCCATTTGTTATACAAAATACTAATTTTTACCTAGCTAAACAAACCCGTATCAGCAGGAGTGTTACTTCTACATCCACCACAAGATTTTCATTCAAGCATGAACTAAACAAAACGAAAGGTTACTCACAGGTCATGGCAGCCAATTGGAAAGGAACACGTCATTGTATGGGaaaccccccccccctattCAGCCAATCACTGGCACGCcctcttttttatttgttattccAATTTTATAGGTCTTATATCTTAATTTTCTCTACGTAAACTACCTTTAAATTTAGtcgaataaatataaattattcctCAAATGGTAGAGGGAAGTTTTACTGCGGATAGTATTTTGTGATTGAAGTCATAAATCTTAACTGACCTGGATTTTTAAGATATGAATTATAGCTCATTATAATAGATTTATTTACCAAGTCAAAACACATTCTGAACTATATGTGTTGCTTTTTATGAATAACTGCCACAGTTACAAGATTAATGGTGATTTCGTACATGATATTAATTAATCCCGGGGCGCGCGTGTGTGTGAACCCAATCTTACATATCCAGGTCAGTGGAGTGAAATTGTCATGTCATGCTTGAGTAGTTTATTATCTAATCGCGCAATACGCCCCCATGTGTGATCGAAGTCTACATACATGTAAACTTCGTGCACTGCATGTTGTATGTTGAAACGAAAAGTAAGAATTTCTGTATTATTGAATTACTTAgcattatgttttataatttgtcATGATATTTAACTCAGCTGGAcctctagtagtaggctaggctagtttaAGTTAGCGGTTAGCACTTAGCTAGTAGGTCCAGCATTaggcccggccgggccgggcctactttaaggcctagctaggtagtagctactagtagtagtagtagtagtagtagtagcagcagataggcctaggctaggcctactttatactTTAAGACCTCTAGTAGTAGAGTAGTAAGTAGGCTATAGTAGACAGGCTAGGCCCTTAGCTAGCTAGTTTAGAAAGTAGTAGTAGACCTAGGCCTCTATCCTAGAGTCCTAGCTTTATTATGACGACATGCATATTGATTTAGTACACTAGCCTCCAtccaggcctaggctagctatgCTAAGGAAGTATTTCATTTTGACAAACCATATTCCGAAAAGAGAGCATTTATATTTCATCCAAATTAAATCTTAATGGTACAGCCTGAACAGAATTAATTGAAAATGGACCTGTCACAGGTGCGTGAAGAGCACAGATTTGATGAAGCGGCGCTCCATCAGTATCTTATTCAGAATGTTAATGATTTTCCAAAAACCGCAAGTCAACTAAAGATACATCAATACAGGTATTATATATATCACATAATATACTgaattaaaatatgaattattattatgtatatttttccaCCATTATTATTGCCCATGTTGTTATAGCAACAAATGTTTGTCTGTGAAAAAAATCTAACAGTAGGCAGACATGGAAGTATAATTAATTAGGCCTTTGTGGCATACACCCATTGGCCTTTGACCTTTTCATTAAATTATCacttaatattaaatttgtagAATGGGTCAATCCAATCCAACATTCCTTCTAGAGAAAAACGGACAGAAGTTTGTGATGCGAAAGAAGCCACCAGGACAGCTTTTAAAGGGAGCACATCAGGtattgatagaaaataataaCCCTGTTATAAtaactcatgaatattcatgccTTTAGTCTGAGGCGATTTCAGTAGCCTTATCATACATATTAAAAGGGCAAacaaataagtatacaagtcaCGTTTTTGTTATGATACCTTTCTTTATCTTTTTATTAGATTGATCGGGAATACCATATTCAAAAGGTGCTGTACAATATTGGATTCCCAGTACCAAAGCAGTATTGTTACTGTGCAGATGCTAAAATCATTGGTACTGAATTTTATGTGATGGAACATGTTGCTGTAAGTATATTATTAGGGAGCTTTCCATCTATGTGATGGCCTTCGACCTAATTAGGTCGGGTCAATCTATGTTAataatgtgacaacaaatgtgatgtgcccatatatgaacatgtcatatcactaccatatttgggcacatcactaccatatttaggcacataactaccatatttgggcacatcactacaatattgGGGAATATCACAATTTGtttagtcaaactagtttgatagtgtaaacagggttttatactatacagtagtaTTTATACAGTACAGAAGAATGTAACTTTACCATTTGTTCCTACAGGGAAGAATATTCCGTGACCCGAGTCTACCTGGAATTGAGCCCCGGGAAAGAACTAAGATCTACACAGCAATGGCTATGACACTCGCTCGACTACATGATGTATTTTGGAGAAGTCTTGACCTACAAAATTATGGAAAGCAAACAGATTACTGTAAAAGACAGGTACAAACAAACACTCTGTGCAACCAACCGTAACAGACTTCTGTGAATGCTCATTCATCTCATTGAATGGGGAGGAACATATCTACTATTTTTAGTTCACCTACTAAAAACTTTGATTCAATTGGTCAAGTAGTAGTAATGGGAGACTTTATGAAGTGTGGTCTAAACATTTTTAAGATATTAATAGATATGTCAGTGTCGTAATGCAGAGGGCTGAGGCCCCTAGGTTTAGCCCATAGCCATTACGCTACTGATAATAGAGCCTTAATGAAGtgggtttttttttccatatcCAAAACAATCGGGAGAAATTACACCTTTTTAGTGAGAGATGGAAGATCACTTGAAATATTGGGGAACATCTGTGATTATTTGGAAATTAGAGAGCTCTATGCATCAATTAGCTTGTATTATAAGAgagattaattattttaaagtaagtaatttttatttgtcaggTTTCCACTTGGTCAAGACAGTATGAAGGAGCAACAAAGATGGCCTCCCTTCCTGTGGTCGCTAGTGCTAATGACCTTCTGAAGTGGCTTCCGGATAACATACCAAAAGATGCCAAGAACGCCTGCATTGTACATGGAGACTTCAGACTTGATAACTTAGTCTTTCACGAACGTATAGTAAGGCTAAGAATTTTTTTCATCATGTTTTTAAACAATTCGGCCGTTTTAATCTCAAGGTGCAACAGTCTGTTTCAATTAGTTTCACATTTGAAAAATCTTTTACTATACTAATTCCGGTTTTGCCTGCAAGATTTACCGAAATAAATCATAACCAGAATTAAAAATGGTAATGGACACTTATTTCTTGTATTGGTAGACCTAGACCTACCAATGTTAACAAGACGGATCAGAGTATAGAGTATACAACGGGAttgataaaaaacaattatatatttgactttttttgtatttaaatgagATACAACACCAAGGATTTGTTTCTTGCTTTCTAAATTGGCAGAGCACTGAGTAATAAAGATACTACATTTTGTATCTTGGAAATGGCCCCATTGTGCACACAGCTACAGTTTAATCATTGGTTTCTTTCTTTTATATTCTTGCTAGCCCAGTGTCATTGCGGTactggactgggagttgtcaaCGCTAGGGAATCCATTTGCTGATATTGCCTATAACTGCCTGCCTTACATTTGGCCTAAGAACATGCCTCTTACAATCTATGACCAAAATAGTATGTACTGTATTCACTTTTGTATCTCTTTTGATAGAAATGTTTAACCAATTAGATCGAGCTATTTAAATTATGTATTCAATcgtgaaattattatttaaaggaAATATCAGAGTTGTTGGAATTTATAGTGCGATGttcaattttatattgtttaggTGAAATGGTGTAAATTTTTTTCCTAAATCTCTGGGAAATCAAGACCAAAattgagttttttttttgtttgacaTTTTTCTTTTTGCTGTGCAATGTTAAGGTACATGAATGCATGTGTGTTCTCGTTGATAGGTACGGTTAGTGATTTGTCAAGCATTGCTGGTATCCATTCACATGAGAACTACGTGAAGCTGTACTGCAAGTTCCGCATGATTCCGCATCCAATACCAAACTGGTATTTCTACCAAGTTCTTGCATTCTTTAAATCAATGTCAATTAGTCGGGTAcgtttattattttcaaaagttgAAATTGCTACTGTTACGAAAACTAATATAAAATTTCAGGCTCTGGAGAGCAAAGAATTGTATGTCTAAAACCCAGTTTACACCAGAAAACTGTTGAAAACATTTCTCAGGAGATTTTAATCAATAGTATGCCAGTGTGGACAAGACTTACCTTTAAgttgtatgtatttgttataggGTGTATATGCAAGAAGAGTGCTGGGGAATGCTAGTTCTGATCTTGCATCTAATCTCCAGGATAGTGTTACAAATCTTGCTAACACTGCTATGGACTTAGTACGAAGGTAAGGAATGTTCTAGACGCTTTATATCAAAGTGTAATATGACTATTTGCACTTTCTGACAGAATATACAAATTTGTGTAAATTCTCCTTCCTATCACAAGTGTAAATGCCTTTAGGGCacaaactttattaaaacattgCATTATAGTATTTAGCTATTAGCATGAACAATTCAAAATGAATAGTTTTATTTCTCTATACGAGACACTTTGTATGTGTTTGATATGTTTAATAATGcaaaaataaaagcaataaATGCAGTATagttatactgttgatgattgGCAACGGTTTTGTGAAAATAGAATTATGAACATCATTCAATTCTCCATTCTAAAAATAGTCAAATAATTTTGCAATTTATATTAGAGTACCATGTCATGCCATGAgctcataattttattttgttgtagaACCGATATTCTcagataaaataaagttttaatttataaattattttttggtTAATTAGAATTAATCTAACCAGAACATTagtttaaattgaaattaaattttatgttcAATTTATAGCTATGAAATGGATAATTATAGCGATTTGCCAATCCTACAAACTCAACCAATGTCTGCTAAAGGAAGGAAGATTCTAGAAGAAGTCAAAGAATTTATAAACCAACATGTCTACCCAGCGGAACAGGTGAGAAACATTTTAAACTGAAATAATATGAACAAAATATACACCATGAACAATTCTTATCACTGTAGAGAAAATGATGCAAAGAGTGTTGAGTCATTGTTCTTATTAAATGATAGTTTGCAAAACATTTGCCTGTTTATCACATTAAAATGATGTGaaatagagggcgctgttgCAAGCATAGTTCATTGTTATACTTGCGAACATCAGATATTAGTATACAGATACCATATCGGAATCTAAAGTGTACATGTCATAGAAATTTATTCAACatttgtttctgattttgttATCATTACAAATTAAAGTGCCTTCCAAAACATCCTGGTTACTCAGGCTTGTGCAATTGATTTCGTATTTCAGATATATTATCAGCAACTTAAGGAGTCTGCCACACCATGGACAGTTATTCCTGTTATGGAACAACTTaaggtttttaaaaattatattgtattttaattatgtaatattgAAAGACATTTTTAGTTTagtaaagatatattgttccccaaaacatgaaaaataaagatgaataaaatcaaataagtACTTTTATTCACTTCcgcataaaaaaaaacaagctaaaataataatgattttataactttaaaaaaaagtagatagttaaatttaaccaaaacccCATTGACTTCCAGACATGGTGTTCCTGTCATATCTTCAAATTATGGGGTGATTTTTGTTTTCGacctaatttttggtcaaaattgAATTACAATGCAACATTTAGATGAggtaaaatatatgtaaattatgcatttgCATTTAAATTTCTAACAGAATTATTTTGTTGGGTAGGCCAAGGCTAGAAAGGCTGGTTTGTGGAACTTGTTCCTGCCAGGTGTGAGTGGTATTAGCGTACTAGAGTATGCCTACATGGCAGAGGAGATGGGCCGATCACCTATAGCATCAGAGGTGTTCAACTGCAGTGCTCCAGGTAATATTATAAACTTGTTTTATTCACCTGTACTTTTAAAAAACATAGCCATTAagaaattttgttgttgttgccaTGCAAATAAGAAACTGTAACTTGTCCACTCTTTttctattataattaattaggaAAAAGAAGCATCCCCGAGCGGGTACTTATCTCCACCATACTCCAATAGTTTAATACCCAGACAATCCCAGTCATTTTGATACTCGCTTACAGTAGTCCCTCCCCCCCATTTTGGCTGCTAAATTGTATCCAAGGTGGCAgataattttcaaatttcatATAAACAATTCCAGTACAATTGCCATTTTGATACAATATAATGGATGCATGCAGTATGAGAAATCTGTATgtaacaaacaaattataacaaatttatttttttgctaaaaacacaatattatttaaattttacagATACAGGAAACATGGAGGTGCTTCATATGTATGGAAATGAGGAACAAAAGAAAACATGGCTTGAACCATTACTAAATGCAAAAATACGATCTTGTTTTGGCATGACAGGTATGCTAAAGCTCATTATTTGAAAACTATTTATGTGACCACCAAACAATGTGACGTATAGTTTGGAATTTAAACCTGCTGTTGAGATATTCATGTGTTTTACTATTCCAGGTTTCCTACTTCTAGGAGTTTTATCAGAtgatctatattgttttgacaacacttgtaacatgaccacagtgcaGCAGTTTGTCATTTTTCCCCTAACTGTTGTCTAAATACATTACTCCTAAATTTGTGAATAAAAACCAGTAAGATTACCAAAAATACAATAGAACTCTCTTTTGTGCTACCCCTATTATCCGAAAACAAACAAGGGCAAGTATATGTTTTGACACTACAGCAAATCCCTATTCAAGAGACACCCTTATTAATAGGACACTTTTCTGGtccccaaaggtgtccccttaataggggttataCTGAATTCCCATTTTCTGTTGAAAATtgtatcatattttaaaatatgatggtgtttttattattgtagaACCACAGGTTGCTTCAAGCGATGCCACCAATATGGAATGTACTATGAAGAGAGTTGGTGAGGAGTACGTGATCAATGGACGCAAATGGTGGAGTAGTGGTATGACAACTATGCTtctatttgataataaatatccACGTACCACGCCGTGAGTGTACTATAAGATAGGGACCTATCTACAGAGACCCTTGCCTACAattgaggactagtgctgtgtCGCCGTACCATTCTGGGGCcattaaagagtcgctatccaatcaaATTTTAACAATACCATCTCCAATGGTTTACTgattaggacatctgcatatcaagcagaagattCTGGGTCAAATATCagttgggttttttttattctcacagatttcctcatttttatcattccttaatttattttattgtcaGTATGTCACCAACcagtttgaaaaaaaacaaacaaatgatacaaaatttaaattttatattttatgtatagttttgtatattatttatattgtaaagttataaATACAAATAGTAGAAACAATATATCAAGACTTGAAATATGCACGCGTGTGGTTCCAGAACCAGTGATGTCATCGTCGGTTTCATCAAGCGGGAGTTCTAGTGTAAATATGGTTTCACACTGAAATGTTGAATCACTGTATTGTTGTCTGGCGTCTGAGCAGAACCAGAATTTCTTCTGTGCCtgtaaattgttattaaaacACATAGTTAACACAATGCCCTATTGTTTTTGTCCATATAAGGTGCTGGTGACCCCAGGTGTAAGCTGATTATACTAATGACTAGAGCAGGTGATATGAAAAGCAGGTatacttaatttgcataatttaacaAGCATATATAAGCATATCAGAATTGTGATAGCATCACTAACTACctcatttttaatttgttacagGCATTCTAGTCACAGTATGATTATTGTTCCCATGGAAACCCCAGGAATCACTAAGATTCGACCTTTGTCTGTCTATGGTTCAGAAGGTAGGTTATAACACGTTTGATATTACTTCTTTCTTGTTTATTTACTACTTTATACTTAATCATTTtgtcttttctttctttttcttatttacatatttcttacctactttttttattttttatttttttcattagaTCCTCCTCACGGCCATCTGGaattgaaatttgaaaatgttcgTGTACCAGCTTCCAATCTCATTCTTGGTAAATTTTCTCTTCTTTTattgtgagtgagtggccgagcggttaagacagtggaaccgtaattacgtagccataacatccgcaggggttcgaggctcactcactccatggttctggtggtagaacgagtcttctcggataaggactataaaccgtaggtccagtgtacacatctagctcgtgtgcactttaaagaacctagtacatctttcgagatgagtagggggttaccccggtgtattagtacatcacagccactgatcaccaactgggccctctgggagaccagtctttgactgaagaggttacccagtataaatataaatttcaatttcaatcaatcacgTATGTATTATAATGCTAAACTCAATTTGTAATGTGACTTACCCCTTTCAATTGTTTCATTTGTTCAGGTGAAGGACGTGGTTTTGAGATAGCTCAAGGAAGGCTAGGCCCTGGTCGTATACACCATTGTATGAGACTGATAGGCCTAGCCGAGAGGTCACTTGGGCTTCTTTGCGACAGAGCTTTTCAGAGAAAGGCGTTTAAAAAAAGGCTGATTGAAATGGTAAGAAAGAGACAACTTTTTTGCAAGAAACATTTATAGTAAATTTAgtgattataattaattataattgaaattataatattgCCTTTTATTGTTTATAACAATAAGACAAATTATCGATACAATGAAAAATAAgaaatttcaatttatataatattccaTATATCctctagtataatcccataATTCCTAGAACGCAAATTGTGGGGTGGGAGAACACGAGGGaaaatgattggtaagcatttcttgtaaaaactcatctgaactggctatGAGAGAGGTTTTCAAccagaccaaaagtcaatactgtgactatacccagggatatgcctgtttgtgaaatcatacataaagtagggggtgggattagaccAGAAGTGGGATTGTACCCGaggatatacggtaataatttgtttactcTCTGCCTTCCCATAATTGCTAGGAGAGCTATTATacttttattaatgtttttttttaaatagcaaaataaatcaaattattaaatatttgacAGGGTGTAATACAGCACAAAATAGCTGAGTGTCGTATATCTATTGATCAAGCCCGACTATTGGTTCTTAAAGCGGCACATACCATTGATGTTAGGGGGGTGAAAGCCGCAAGACAACAGGTACAGTATAAGAAACCATACTCATGACCTTGTTCACTGTTCCCTTGGGCCAGATTATCAATTTCGCTTAGCAAAAATGTCTTCATATATAGTCATCaaaattttgatatatttttgacaatttttttttgttaagatGACAATGTTCATTCCTTACgataaatagttttatttttataaaaggCTTCAGATTTTTACTTAAGCACTGCTTAATTATCTTCACTTAAGCAAAAGCTAATATGCCAAGCCTAAAAACTACTACACGTTATTAACCAATCTGTGTATTGCTTAACAAACAATTGTTAAAAACTTAGCAAActccatcgaaccaacataagtGAGCAGTGTAGTCTACAACTCACATTgtatgtaaatacatttttaaataatatttgttgttcACTTATTTTTTACTTATTTCTAAACCCGACAAAACTCTAACATGCTGTAGTTAACTCTATAAAAGttattgaatcatgtagtgtacaactcagttcaaatttcaatttataataaaataactacttttttttaacttatttctaaaccctgcaaacctgCAACATGCTGTAGTTAACGCTATCAAACCAATAAATGGTTGAATCATGTAGTTTGTTTCTTCGTTCAATTTACTGTACAAATTTCAATGATTTGATGCTTGTTTAATACAGGTTGCTATGATAAAAGTAGTAGTACCACGCATGGCCGTGTCCGTGATAGACGAAGCAATTCAAGTGCATGGGGGAGCCGGCGTTTCAAGTGATACGCCACTTGCCGGCTTCTACGCCATCGCTCGATCATTGAGGATTGCTGATGGACCGGATGAAGTCCATCTATCACAGATTGCCAAGCAAGAGATTTTAGCGCAAAGTAAGAAGTCAATGTTGTAATTGAACATACAATAACTACATAATCTCTATTTTTACCCATTTTAGAGGTACTGTGTATGAAATCATTAAAAATCCATTTCTAAAAAGATGATTAAAGGTGCATTTTTTCCTGAAATACAGTAAATGagtttagtttaattttaaatgaatcaAAAGTGGGTGAAAGTTTGACAGAAGGTGGGA
Encoded here:
- the LOC140046434 gene encoding acyl-CoA dehydrogenase family member 11-like, with translation MDLSQVREEHRFDEAALHQYLIQNVNDFPKTASQLKIHQYRMGQSNPTFLLEKNGQKFVMRKKPPGQLLKGAHQIDREYHIQKVLYNIGFPVPKQYCYCADAKIIGTEFYVMEHVAGRIFRDPSLPGIEPRERTKIYTAMAMTLARLHDVFWRSLDLQNYGKQTDYCKRQVSTWSRQYEGATKMASLPVVASANDLLKWLPDNIPKDAKNACIVHGDFRLDNLVFHERIPSVIAVLDWELSTLGNPFADIAYNCLPYIWPKNMPLTIYDQNSTVSDLSSIAGIHSHENYVKLYCKFRMIPHPIPNWYFYQVLAFFKSMSISRGVYARRVLGNASSDLASNLQDSVTNLANTAMDLVRSYEMDNYSDLPILQTQPMSAKGRKILEEVKEFINQHVYPAEQIYYQQLKESATPWTVIPVMEQLKAKARKAGLWNLFLPGVSGISVLEYAYMAEEMGRSPIASEVFNCSAPDTGNMEVLHMYGNEEQKKTWLEPLLNAKIRSCFGMTEPQVASSDATNMECTMKRVGEEYVINGRKWWSSGAGDPRCKLIILMTRAGDMKSRHSSHSMIIVPMETPGITKIRPLSVYGSEDPPHGHLELKFENVRVPASNLILGEGRGFEIAQGRLGPGRIHHCMRLIGLAERSLGLLCDRAFQRKAFKKRLIEMGVIQHKIAECRISIDQARLLVLKAAHTIDVRGVKAARQQVAMIKVVVPRMAVSVIDEAIQVHGGAGVSSDTPLAGFYAIARSLRIADGPDEVHLSQIAKQEILAQSKKSML